The Endozoicomonas montiporae CL-33 genome contains a region encoding:
- a CDS encoding ribonuclease Z yields the protein MRLTFLGTSAGAPTLERNVTALALAIDEQKEWYLVDCGEGTQHRLMRSRYTLSGLKTIFITHVHGDHMFGLPGLITTASMQGRKEPLTICAPDGVESFVRHALKCADVSQLPFSLRFQATDVEGFAYQDKQLAVTAHELSHRVPSYAYRFAECCRPGALDQDRLNELGVPRGRLWGELQSGQSVTLEDGRVIEPEQVRQPPEPARIVVIGGDNDKPALLHKALQGAQLLVHEATFTEDVFQKVGPKYMHSTAKMVAEAAEQAGIDHVILTHISGRYRRKPKAGEYGVELLRSEAKQYFRGAVSLAEDWGCWQLFRDGRLEQIKEDK from the coding sequence ATGAGACTGACTTTTTTAGGCACTTCTGCAGGCGCTCCTACTCTGGAGCGCAATGTAACGGCTCTGGCACTGGCTATTGATGAACAGAAAGAGTGGTATCTGGTGGATTGCGGTGAAGGCACGCAACACCGATTGATGCGCAGTCGCTACACGCTGTCCGGTTTGAAAACCATTTTTATTACGCATGTTCATGGCGATCATATGTTTGGCCTGCCCGGCCTGATCACGACCGCCAGTATGCAGGGACGAAAAGAACCTTTGACCATTTGTGCGCCAGACGGGGTTGAAAGCTTTGTTCGCCATGCCCTGAAGTGCGCCGATGTGTCGCAGTTACCCTTTTCTTTAAGGTTTCAGGCAACGGATGTGGAAGGCTTTGCGTATCAGGATAAACAGCTGGCTGTGACAGCTCATGAGCTGTCTCATCGGGTACCCAGTTATGCTTACCGTTTTGCCGAGTGTTGTCGCCCAGGTGCACTGGATCAGGACCGGCTTAATGAGTTGGGCGTGCCAAGAGGCCGGTTATGGGGCGAATTGCAAAGTGGTCAGTCGGTCACGCTTGAGGATGGCCGGGTGATTGAGCCAGAACAGGTTCGTCAGCCGCCTGAACCAGCCAGAATTGTGGTCATTGGGGGTGATAATGATAAACCGGCTTTGCTGCATAAAGCATTACAGGGGGCGCAACTGCTGGTACATGAAGCCACGTTTACAGAAGATGTTTTCCAAAAGGTTGGCCCAAAATATATGCACAGTACCGCAAAGATGGTGGCGGAAGCTGCCGAACAGGCGGGTATTGACCACGTTATTCTGACGCACATTAGCGGTCGATATCGACGAAAACCCAAGGCTGGCGAATACGGTGTTGAACTTTTGAGGTCGGAAGCGAAACAGTATTTCCGTGGAGCGGTCAGTCTGGCTGAAGACTGGGGCTGCTGGCAGCTGTTCAGGGATGGGAGACTTGAGCAAATAAAAGAAGACAAATAA
- a CDS encoding FKBP-type peptidyl-prolyl cis-trans isomerase: MSEYTSIEERVSYGIGRQMGEQLSSNPIEGLSIDAVLAGLADSLNGAASAVDPSALQEAFNEMHKRIQAKEAERAKELSAEGEKFLAENSKRDEVAVTDSGLQYEVLVAGDANAEKPGPTSTVKTHYHGMLLDGTVFDSSVDRGEPIEFPVNGVIAGWTEALQLMTVGSKWKLFIPYNLAYGAQGAGGAIGPYATLVFEVELLAVS, translated from the coding sequence ATGTCTGAATACACAAGCATTGAAGAGCGCGTAAGCTACGGTATCGGCCGCCAGATGGGCGAACAGCTGTCCAGCAACCCGATTGAAGGCCTGTCCATTGACGCCGTTCTGGCGGGTCTGGCTGATTCTCTGAATGGTGCGGCGAGCGCCGTTGACCCCTCTGCCCTGCAGGAAGCGTTCAACGAAATGCACAAGCGCATTCAGGCTAAAGAAGCCGAGCGTGCAAAAGAGCTGTCTGCGGAAGGTGAGAAATTCCTGGCTGAAAATAGCAAGCGTGATGAAGTGGCTGTGACCGATTCCGGTCTGCAGTACGAGGTATTGGTTGCTGGTGATGCTAACGCTGAGAAGCCTGGCCCGACCTCTACCGTTAAAACCCACTACCACGGCATGCTGCTGGACGGCACTGTGTTCGACAGCTCTGTTGATCGTGGCGAGCCTATCGAGTTCCCGGTGAACGGTGTGATTGCTGGCTGGACTGAAGCTCTGCAGCTGATGACCGTTGGCTCCAAGTGGAAGCTGTTTATTCCTTACAACCTGGCCTACGGTGCTCAGGGTGCGGGCGGTGCTATTGGCCCATACGCGACTCTGGTCTTTGAAGTGGAGCTGCTGGCTGTTTCCTGA
- a CDS encoding YfaZ family outer membrane protein: protein MKAVKHPAASKAAMALCGLMISSTAMATGFNIGLSEHSVSFGVDQALSSTSATSFSGLYHENKGGMIDGGFKAVNQSGGFRYSVGMKAFAVDHRGDSHIGWGFAPGGSVGISFSQAMRIEAEYYYAPSILSFNRTKNMKQFDTRFVVAPMPSAELSLGYRNIETKMSNRGSRTLHDGAYLGLSFKF, encoded by the coding sequence ATGAAAGCAGTAAAACATCCAGCTGCCAGCAAAGCAGCTATGGCTCTGTGTGGCCTGATGATAAGCAGTACCGCCATGGCAACCGGTTTTAACATTGGCCTGAGTGAGCACAGTGTCAGTTTTGGCGTCGATCAGGCACTCAGCAGCACCTCTGCCACCAGCTTTTCCGGTCTTTATCACGAGAATAAAGGTGGCATGATTGACGGTGGCTTTAAGGCGGTCAACCAGTCCGGTGGTTTTCGTTACTCTGTAGGTATGAAAGCCTTTGCCGTTGATCATCGTGGTGATTCACACATTGGCTGGGGCTTTGCGCCAGGCGGATCAGTGGGTATTAGTTTCTCACAAGCCATGCGCATTGAAGCAGAATACTACTATGCGCCGAGCATTCTGAGCTTTAACAGAACAAAAAATATGAAGCAGTTTGATACTCGCTTTGTGGTGGCTCCTATGCCAAGCGCCGAGCTTTCACTGGGTTATCGTAACATCGAGACAAAGATGTCCAATCGGGGTAGCCGTACTCTGCATGATGGCGCTTATCTCGGACTCAGCTTTAAGTTCTGA
- the gpmM gene encoding 2,3-bisphosphoglycerate-independent phosphoglycerate mutase, with product MTDKRKTTALIILDGYGHREANEFNAIHAAKTPVMDKLIAEFPNSLVSGSGMDVGLPEGQMGNSEVGHMNLGAGRVVYQDFTRITKSIMDGDFFENDAFVSTIDKAVAAGKAVHIMGLMSPGGVHSHEDHINAMIELAEKRGAKEVYVHAFLDGRDTPPRSAENSLAKTDALLKEKGIGRVASLIGRYFAMDRDNRWERVQEAYDLMTLGKAGFTAKDAVEGLKAAYERDENDEFVKATVIGDSAATVNDGDALMFMNFRADRAREITRAFVDTDFEGFKREKAPKMAGFVMLTQYAADINTVCAFPPSSLPNTLGEYMEKLGKTQLRIAETEKYAHVTFFFSGGRENPYEGETRVLVDSPKVATYDLQPEMSAPEVTEKLVAEIKSGKHDLIVCNFANCDMVGHTGVYEAAVKAVEAVDESVGKVIEALKEVDGQCLITADHGNAEQMVDPVTGGIHTAHTCEEVPLIYFGSKDIKLNDGILSDLAPTLLALMDIPQPEEMTGKSLLV from the coding sequence ATGACTGACAAGCGCAAAACCACTGCCCTGATTATTCTCGATGGCTACGGCCACCGTGAAGCCAACGAATTCAACGCCATTCATGCCGCCAAAACACCTGTTATGGATAAGCTGATTGCTGAGTTCCCGAACAGTCTGGTGTCCGGTTCCGGTATGGACGTGGGTCTGCCAGAAGGTCAGATGGGTAACTCGGAAGTAGGTCACATGAACCTGGGTGCCGGTCGTGTGGTTTATCAGGACTTTACCCGCATCACCAAGTCCATCATGGACGGTGATTTCTTTGAAAACGACGCTTTTGTCAGCACCATCGATAAAGCGGTTGCGGCAGGCAAGGCCGTTCACATCATGGGTCTGATGTCTCCGGGTGGCGTACATAGCCATGAAGACCACATTAATGCCATGATCGAGCTGGCAGAAAAGCGTGGTGCCAAAGAAGTGTATGTGCACGCGTTCCTGGACGGCCGTGACACCCCACCGCGCAGCGCTGAAAACTCTCTGGCTAAAACCGATGCTCTGCTGAAAGAGAAAGGTATTGGTCGCGTTGCTTCCCTGATCGGTCGCTACTTCGCCATGGACCGGGATAACCGCTGGGAACGAGTTCAGGAAGCTTACGACCTGATGACCCTGGGCAAAGCCGGGTTCACAGCCAAAGATGCCGTTGAAGGTCTGAAAGCCGCTTACGAGCGTGATGAAAACGACGAGTTTGTAAAAGCAACAGTCATCGGAGACAGCGCAGCCACAGTAAACGACGGCGACGCTCTGATGTTCATGAACTTTCGTGCTGACCGCGCCCGTGAAATCACCCGTGCATTCGTTGATACCGATTTCGAAGGCTTCAAGCGCGAGAAAGCGCCAAAAATGGCTGGCTTTGTGATGCTGACCCAGTACGCTGCCGACATCAACACAGTTTGTGCATTCCCGCCATCTTCTCTGCCTAACACTCTGGGCGAGTACATGGAAAAGCTGGGCAAAACCCAGCTGCGCATCGCAGAAACCGAGAAGTACGCGCACGTTACCTTCTTCTTCTCCGGCGGTCGTGAAAACCCTTACGAAGGCGAAACCCGTGTGCTGGTTGATTCTCCAAAAGTGGCCACCTACGACCTGCAGCCAGAAATGTCTGCTCCGGAAGTAACCGAAAAGCTGGTTGCTGAAATCAAGAGCGGCAAGCACGACCTGATCGTCTGCAACTTTGCTAACTGCGACATGGTGGGTCACACCGGTGTTTATGAAGCGGCTGTAAAAGCGGTTGAAGCGGTTGACGAGTCTGTTGGCAAAGTTATCGAAGCACTGAAAGAAGTAGACGGCCAGTGTCTGATCACTGCTGACCACGGCAACGCTGAACAGATGGTTGATCCGGTGACCGGCGGTATTCACACTGCTCACACCTGTGAAGAAGTGCCTCTGATCTACTTCGGTTCTAAAGATATCAAGCTGAACGATGGCATTCTGTCAGATCTGGCGCCTACCCTGCTGGCTCTGATGGATATTCCTCAGCCGGAAGAGATGACCGGCAAGTCGCTGCTGGTTTAA
- a CDS encoding rhodanese-like domain-containing protein yields the protein MAQLLEFIGNHPLLVGSLVALITALVFTEMRKGGHNISSQQLTQLVNQQEAIIVDVREKADYNKGHIVDSISMPFAKVKERVAELNKHKDKPIVIIDAQGQHAGMVGKQFKEAGLQNVLRLRGGLSTWTADGLPLVKK from the coding sequence ATGGCTCAGCTACTCGAATTTATAGGCAACCACCCACTGCTGGTGGGCTCACTGGTGGCGCTGATTACGGCTCTGGTGTTCACCGAAATGCGTAAGGGTGGACACAACATCAGCTCCCAGCAACTGACTCAGCTGGTGAACCAGCAGGAAGCGATTATTGTGGACGTTCGTGAAAAGGCCGACTACAACAAAGGGCACATTGTTGATTCCATCAGCATGCCATTCGCCAAAGTTAAAGAGCGTGTGGCAGAACTGAACAAGCATAAAGACAAGCCGATTGTCATTATTGATGCTCAGGGTCAGCACGCTGGCATGGTTGGCAAGCAGTTCAAGGAAGCCGGTTTGCAGAATGTTCTGCGTCTGCGCGGCGGTTTGAGCACGTGGACTGCCGATGGCTTGCCACTGGTCAAAAAATAA
- the grxC gene encoding glutaredoxin 3 — MKPVTIYISATCPFCHRAMSLLDSKGVNYQTVSVDGRPDVRQEMTQKAGRHTVPQIWIGDTHVGGCDDLFALESADKLDDLLA; from the coding sequence ATGAAGCCTGTCACCATTTATATTTCAGCAACCTGCCCGTTTTGCCACAGAGCAATGAGCCTGCTGGACAGTAAAGGGGTTAACTACCAGACTGTCAGCGTTGATGGCCGCCCTGACGTTCGTCAGGAAATGACTCAGAAAGCCGGACGACACACGGTTCCCCAGATCTGGATCGGAGACACCCATGTGGGTGGTTGTGACGATCTGTTTGCACTGGAGTCTGCTGATAAATTAGATGATTTGCTTGCCTGA
- the secB gene encoding protein-export chaperone SecB, producing MAENQQEQQPQFALQRIYVKDLSFESPKSPEMFQAQWQPEVKLDLNTSNRQLQEDMFEVVLSLTITVENGPEGSRETAFLAEVQQAGVFLVKGLAADELHRTLGAFCPNILFPYAREAIDNMVLRGSFPPLMLAPVNFDALYLQAREQAEQQGTAAVN from the coding sequence ATGGCTGAGAATCAGCAAGAGCAGCAGCCTCAGTTTGCACTGCAGCGTATCTACGTGAAGGATCTGTCCTTCGAATCCCCTAAGTCTCCTGAAATGTTTCAGGCGCAGTGGCAGCCAGAAGTTAAGCTGGATCTGAACACCAGCAACCGTCAGCTGCAGGAAGACATGTTCGAAGTGGTTCTGTCCCTGACCATCACTGTAGAGAACGGCCCTGAAGGCAGCCGTGAAACTGCATTCCTGGCTGAAGTTCAGCAGGCAGGTGTCTTCCTGGTGAAAGGTCTGGCCGCTGACGAACTGCACCGTACTCTGGGTGCGTTCTGCCCGAACATCCTGTTCCCATACGCTCGTGAAGCAATCGACAACATGGTTCTGCGTGGCAGCTTCCCTCCGCTGATGCTGGCTCCGGTCAACTTCGACGCTCTGTACCTGCAGGCGCGTGAGCAGGCTGAACAGCAGGGTACCGCTGCGGTTAACTGA
- a CDS encoding tRNA (cytidine(34)-2'-O)-methyltransferase — protein sequence MFHIALFEPRIAQNTGNIIRLVSNNGCQLHLIEPLGFDLEEKKLRRAGLDYRDMERITIHPDFDAFAKAMGDRRILAITTKGKQHYHEVEYQPGDVLLFGAETHGLTDEVRAKLQPENMLRIPMCPDNRSLNLSNSVAIVSYEAWRQQGFHGGL from the coding sequence ATGTTTCATATAGCACTCTTTGAACCGCGAATCGCCCAGAACACCGGGAATATTATCCGGCTGGTTTCAAACAATGGTTGCCAGCTGCACCTTATTGAACCACTGGGGTTTGATCTGGAAGAGAAAAAGCTCAGGCGAGCCGGGCTGGATTATCGTGATATGGAACGTATTACCATCCACCCGGACTTTGATGCTTTTGCCAAAGCAATGGGCGATCGTCGTATTCTTGCCATCACTACTAAAGGCAAGCAGCATTATCATGAGGTTGAATACCAGCCTGGTGACGTTTTGTTGTTCGGTGCCGAAACCCATGGTTTGACCGATGAAGTCAGGGCTAAATTGCAGCCGGAAAACATGCTTCGCATTCCCATGTGTCCCGACAACCGTAGTTTGAACCTTTCCAATTCAGTCGCGATTGTCAGTTATGAAGCCTGGCGGCAGCAGGGTTTTCATGGTGGATTGTAG
- the malZ gene encoding maltodextrin glucosidase, translated as MNQPFLFHGQDAFWVEQIPDALRVTVAIKAELAVEHLYIRCEPDNEEELIAMKPGDRKNRLRYWHGELPLNHDKDLTAYCFKLLTRNQQWWLSGSGVTERVPGREFHFKFNRCHQPPDWFSQQVFYQIFPDRFNNGDPSISVRAGEYCLKGSERPTVVKDWGEPVAGHGSSGASEFYGGDLRGIENKLDYLEQLGVTALYLNPIFKAPSNHKYDTTDYLTIDPHLGTNEQFAVMVNKLHQRGMRIILDAVFNHTSVDHSWFDKYQRNDSMQRKGAFGHPDSPYRHYYQFDGDSDTYISWKGIDSLPKLNFSNPEVQNFIYAGDEAVIKHWLKPPYTIDGWRFDVIHMLGEGVGAKNNAHYVQAFRQAAKSVNPNSFVLGEHFFEASSWLQGEQEDGAMNYYGFGHPVRAFLAGQDISYHPCQIDAATFAQWLDEARSKIPWLNQLSQLNQLDSHDTARFLTLLNNDQALMQQALIMLFAYVGTPCLYYGTEVALEGGQDPDCRRCFPWERVEANHPMLGFVQQLIAVRKEEAALQTGSFQWLHALGRQLAFARSFGDDRVICVLNADKQPVSLDLPVWQLGIEAGQADDLLAGDNLIVRSGMLTINLLAKEGKLLKLAAK; from the coding sequence ATGAACCAGCCATTTTTATTTCACGGGCAGGATGCATTCTGGGTTGAGCAAATACCCGATGCACTCAGGGTGACAGTGGCGATTAAGGCAGAACTGGCTGTAGAGCATCTGTATATTCGCTGTGAACCCGATAATGAGGAAGAACTGATTGCCATGAAGCCGGGTGATCGCAAAAACCGGCTACGCTACTGGCATGGCGAACTGCCACTGAACCATGATAAAGACTTAACTGCTTATTGCTTTAAACTGTTAACGAGAAATCAGCAATGGTGGCTGAGTGGGTCAGGCGTTACTGAACGAGTACCTGGCAGAGAGTTTCATTTTAAGTTCAATCGTTGCCATCAACCGCCTGACTGGTTCAGCCAACAGGTGTTCTACCAGATTTTTCCAGACCGCTTTAATAATGGTGATCCATCCATCAGCGTCAGAGCCGGAGAATACTGTCTGAAAGGTTCAGAGCGTCCTACTGTGGTGAAAGACTGGGGTGAGCCGGTTGCCGGACATGGTTCTTCAGGTGCCAGTGAATTCTACGGTGGTGACTTACGGGGCATTGAAAACAAGCTTGATTATCTGGAGCAGCTGGGGGTAACTGCTTTATACCTTAACCCGATCTTCAAGGCACCCAGTAACCATAAATACGACACCACCGATTATCTGACCATTGACCCTCATTTAGGCACTAACGAACAATTTGCAGTCATGGTCAATAAACTGCATCAGCGAGGCATGAGAATTATTCTGGATGCGGTCTTTAACCATACGTCTGTTGATCACTCATGGTTTGATAAGTATCAGCGCAATGATTCCATGCAGAGGAAAGGTGCATTCGGTCATCCCGACTCTCCTTACCGGCATTACTATCAGTTTGATGGAGATTCCGATACTTACATCAGTTGGAAGGGTATCGACTCACTGCCCAAGCTGAACTTTTCTAACCCTGAAGTACAGAACTTCATTTATGCCGGTGACGAGGCAGTCATCAAACACTGGCTGAAACCGCCTTACACTATTGATGGCTGGCGTTTTGATGTAATTCATATGCTCGGTGAAGGTGTCGGAGCTAAGAATAATGCCCATTATGTGCAGGCTTTCCGGCAAGCGGCGAAGTCTGTCAATCCGAACAGTTTTGTTCTGGGGGAACATTTCTTCGAGGCCAGCTCATGGCTGCAGGGGGAACAGGAAGACGGTGCCATGAATTACTATGGTTTTGGCCACCCTGTCCGGGCTTTTCTGGCGGGTCAGGATATCAGTTACCATCCTTGCCAGATCGACGCTGCCACTTTTGCGCAATGGCTGGATGAAGCCCGCAGCAAAATACCCTGGCTTAACCAGCTGTCTCAACTGAATCAGCTCGACAGTCACGATACCGCTCGTTTCCTGACTCTCCTGAACAATGATCAGGCTTTGATGCAGCAGGCTCTGATCATGTTGTTTGCCTATGTGGGTACTCCCTGCCTTTATTACGGAACCGAAGTGGCTCTGGAGGGAGGTCAGGACCCGGACTGCCGCCGTTGTTTCCCATGGGAACGGGTGGAAGCCAATCACCCTATGCTGGGTTTTGTGCAGCAGCTGATAGCAGTGCGAAAAGAAGAAGCAGCCTTGCAGACGGGCAGTTTCCAGTGGCTACATGCTCTGGGGCGTCAACTGGCTTTTGCGCGCAGCTTTGGTGATGATCGTGTGATCTGTGTCCTGAATGCTGATAAGCAGCCTGTTTCACTGGATTTGCCGGTGTGGCAGCTTGGGATTGAAGCCGGTCAGGCAGATGATCTTCTGGCAGGTGATAACCTGATCGTCAGGAGTGGAATGCTGACCATTAACTTGCTGGCAAAAGAGGGTAAATTGCTGAAACTGGCTGCGAAATAG
- a CDS encoding amino acid permease has protein sequence MSDQSLESPVGEPGIHSQWTAKDTGWMFSHIGTGIGAGLLYLPINAGIGGFWPLVLMALVSGPMVYLTHRTLTRFCLASRQPDNDFSTHVEDTFGSAVAKWLMLVCFLSMFPVLLLYTIGISNVTISFMVNQLNWAVPSRSLVVFGLVMAMVGVFCGTEQRLLRLFRRMVFPLTIVLLGIAVYLIPQWRMDYLMQPISLHKGAETFLLALPVLVFSFYHAPVCSTFARSYRQENPDIHACIRKTDSIHMRSALILLGITLFFVFSCVMALTPEQLAQAKADNLPTLSVLANQPGNRFFSTITPIIAFVAIMTSFFGFFLGVIELMNGLLSQGVRSFCPGKVVSAGHVHRASLFIIALSCWIAGVGNWSVLGIMEAVVAPMMAIIIFFLPIAGLYRSKKLQQYRKALWDVFVLGVGTLVIISFVLSQLL, from the coding sequence ATGTCTGATCAAAGTCTTGAATCGCCTGTTGGCGAACCGGGTATTCATTCCCAGTGGACGGCAAAAGATACCGGCTGGATGTTCAGTCATATCGGTACAGGCATTGGTGCCGGATTACTGTATCTGCCTATTAATGCCGGCATTGGAGGCTTCTGGCCTCTGGTATTGATGGCGCTGGTGAGCGGGCCAATGGTGTATCTGACCCATCGAACCCTTACCCGCTTCTGTCTGGCCTCCAGACAACCTGACAATGATTTTTCCACCCACGTTGAAGACACGTTCGGATCAGCCGTTGCCAAATGGCTGATGCTGGTGTGTTTTCTGTCCATGTTTCCGGTTTTGTTGCTGTACACCATCGGGATCAGCAATGTCACCATCAGCTTTATGGTGAATCAGCTGAACTGGGCGGTGCCTTCGCGTTCACTGGTGGTGTTTGGTCTGGTCATGGCGATGGTTGGCGTTTTTTGCGGTACGGAACAGAGGTTGTTAAGGCTGTTTCGGCGCATGGTGTTTCCACTCACTATTGTATTGCTGGGGATCGCTGTTTATCTCATACCGCAATGGCGTATGGATTATCTGATGCAGCCCATTTCACTGCATAAAGGTGCAGAGACCTTCCTGTTGGCACTGCCGGTTTTGGTGTTCTCCTTTTATCACGCGCCGGTGTGTTCCACCTTTGCCCGGTCTTACCGGCAGGAAAATCCCGATATTCATGCCTGTATTCGCAAGACCGACAGCATTCATATGCGCAGTGCCCTGATTCTGCTGGGCATAACCCTATTCTTTGTCTTTTCCTGTGTGATGGCATTAACCCCCGAGCAGTTGGCACAGGCGAAGGCTGATAATCTACCAACGTTGTCGGTACTGGCGAATCAGCCCGGTAACCGGTTCTTTTCTACCATCACGCCTATTATTGCCTTTGTTGCCATTATGACTTCTTTCTTTGGCTTCTTCCTGGGGGTGATCGAGCTGATGAATGGCCTGTTAAGTCAGGGTGTTCGTTCATTCTGTCCCGGTAAAGTGGTGTCGGCAGGGCATGTGCACAGAGCCAGCCTGTTTATCATTGCGTTAAGCTGCTGGATTGCCGGAGTGGGTAACTGGAGTGTGCTTGGCATTATGGAGGCTGTGGTTGCCCCGATGATGGCAATCATTATTTTCTTTCTGCCTATTGCCGGTTTGTATCGTTCGAAAAAGCTTCAGCAATATCGCAAAGCTTTGTGGGATGTCTTTGTTCTGGGCGTTGGAACACTGGTGATTATTAGTTTTGTTTTGTCGCAGCTGTTGTAA
- a CDS encoding TrmO family methyltransferase domain-containing protein, producing MNIVSIGTITAPYNTLAECPNNVDNLSGPLCIEEKYKAGITGLKAGKSIDILYWFHETDKETLLQKSHFRNEDKALMGAFSLRSPNRPNPIALAKLTIVDIEEGKIVVRELDCLNGTSIIDIKPSIS from the coding sequence ATGAACATCGTTAGTATTGGAACCATTACCGCACCTTACAACACTCTGGCTGAGTGCCCGAATAATGTGGACAATCTATCGGGACCACTGTGTATTGAGGAAAAATACAAGGCAGGCATTACAGGCCTGAAAGCCGGAAAATCCATCGACATACTGTACTGGTTCCATGAAACCGACAAAGAAACCTTGTTGCAAAAATCACATTTTCGCAATGAAGACAAAGCATTAATGGGAGCATTCTCTTTGCGCTCACCGAACCGGCCAAACCCGATTGCTCTGGCAAAGCTGACCATTGTTGATATTGAAGAGGGAAAGATAGTAGTCAGAGAGCTTGATTGCCTGAACGGCACCAGCATTATTGATATCAAGCCTTCTATCAGTTAA
- a CDS encoding transposase codes for MIFPPKSVHPKGELKELSKKCSTTSLEVDTFEGKIHVEWEPGASVTPMGQLPFFIQFLKTGCRFEPWVEDCPLTYKSNNAPEKVNVIGSLFLSILSGHKRYAHIGTLTGDGVNPKLLGMTKVVSDDSARRGLLKIDEKEGVEWMQHHLQECYEPLLKLPWILDVDVTIKTIYGSQEGAETGYNPHKKGRPSHTYHSYMMANLKLVLDVEVQPGDKGNSKHSLPGLINLLNRLPKECWPEFVRGDCDWGSDRVMSELEQANCGYLFKVKKTANVKKSIYHAHCSGGWVRYNRYWEGKESELKLGGWEKSRRIIIVRRRLSGDSLLLEKENNKKQKEIAFISDPENIKLFEYSVLVTSLDNDVVSIIDHYRDRADCENNFDEIKNHWGWGGYTTKDIKRCRILSRMVALAYNWWTLFVRLSNPDSHKEAITSRPLLMSAIGKLTESGRKKKITITSQHNLIKKIQTMQEDLCVFFDAIKKTAAQLTPIDIWCRILTRAVSKFLTKGEIITPVQLINSS; via the coding sequence ATGATTTTTCCACCAAAATCTGTTCACCCAAAAGGTGAACTTAAAGAACTCAGCAAAAAGTGCTCAACGACCTCTCTTGAAGTGGACACGTTTGAGGGAAAAATCCATGTTGAGTGGGAACCTGGCGCATCAGTCACACCAATGGGGCAGTTACCCTTTTTTATTCAGTTTTTAAAAACAGGTTGTAGATTTGAACCATGGGTTGAAGATTGCCCTTTAACTTACAAAAGCAATAACGCACCTGAAAAAGTTAATGTAATAGGTTCCCTTTTTCTCTCAATACTCTCAGGTCACAAACGTTATGCTCATATTGGAACGTTAACCGGGGATGGAGTGAATCCCAAATTACTGGGTATGACAAAGGTAGTCAGTGATGATTCTGCTCGTCGGGGTTTACTCAAAATAGATGAGAAAGAAGGTGTTGAATGGATGCAGCATCATTTGCAGGAATGCTATGAACCCTTATTAAAGTTACCATGGATATTAGATGTCGACGTTACGATAAAAACCATTTACGGAAGTCAGGAAGGAGCAGAAACAGGTTATAACCCTCATAAGAAAGGGCGTCCTTCACATACTTATCATTCTTACATGATGGCTAATTTAAAGCTGGTTCTTGATGTTGAAGTTCAGCCCGGTGATAAAGGAAACAGTAAGCATTCATTGCCCGGTTTAATAAATCTATTAAACCGTCTACCAAAAGAGTGTTGGCCTGAATTTGTTCGAGGTGATTGTGACTGGGGCAGTGACAGAGTGATGTCAGAACTCGAACAAGCAAATTGTGGTTATCTATTCAAAGTAAAGAAGACAGCCAACGTCAAAAAGTCCATATACCATGCGCACTGTAGCGGGGGATGGGTTCGCTACAACAGATATTGGGAAGGCAAGGAGTCAGAATTAAAACTAGGTGGTTGGGAGAAATCAAGACGAATCATTATTGTTCGAAGAAGATTATCAGGTGATTCTCTGTTGCTGGAGAAAGAGAATAATAAGAAGCAAAAAGAAATCGCTTTTATCTCAGACCCTGAAAACATCAAACTCTTTGAGTACTCAGTATTAGTGACCAGTCTTGATAATGACGTTGTATCCATCATAGATCATTACAGAGACAGAGCTGACTGTGAAAATAATTTTGATGAAATCAAAAATCACTGGGGATGGGGAGGTTACACAACCAAGGATATAAAGCGATGTCGTATTCTATCAAGGATGGTTGCACTGGCATATAACTGGTGGACTTTGTTTGTAAGACTGAGCAATCCTGATTCGCATAAAGAAGCAATAACCAGCAGGCCATTATTGATGAGTGCTATTGGCAAGTTAACAGAGAGTGGGCGTAAGAAAAAAATAACGATTACCAGTCAGCATAATTTGATAAAAAAGATCCAAACAATGCAGGAAGATCTCTGTGTATTTTTTGATGCCATTAAGAAGACTGCAGCGCAGTTGACTCCAATTGATATCTGGTGCCGAATATTAACGAGGGCTGTGTCGAAATTTTTAACAAAAGGTGAAATTATTACGCCTGTCCAGCTTATTAACTCAAGTTAA